The genome window TGATGTAAAGGCAGCGGGCCGAGAGGAGAGCGAATCAGAAGGTACGGTTTAAGATCACACGTTCATAACTTCTTAAACCAGGAGATATATAAAGAAAGgactttttgtgtttgtgtctccagagAGCTTCATCGAGGTGTCAGAAGAAGAAtttgaagaggaggatgaagatgattCGCTCGTAATGATAAGAGAGAAAGGATCTCCAGACGAGGCCCGTGAAGAtgggacagagaaagaagaagaaccaGAGGAAAGTTCGACAGCGGCTCCCAGCAGTCAGACTGCTGCTCCGAAAGGAGAGGACGACGGAGAAGACGAGgatgaaaagacacacactgaagaggaagagctgaAGGGGGGAGCAGAGACTGAGTCCAGCTCCACTCCAGCCATCAATGAATGGGAACACTTTGATGCGGTCAGTATTGTTTAAACACACAAGACGTGATTGAAGCTGTTCAGATGTGCTTTAGGCTGAGCTGTCCAGcagtttaatgtgtgtgtgtgtgtgtgtgtgtgtgtattgtgctgcaggatgagctggaggctctggagagctctctgcaggtggagcagaacAGCCTGAGGgagctgaaacagcagcaggagaggatggCGAACACCGTCACTGGACAGATGTACCTGGAGAGCCAGgtgaatgaaacacacatcaacacatacAGACGCATATAAACCACACGGGCTTTCCACTATCACACCTAACGACATGACATAATGACAGTGTAACCCTGATTTGTAAGCAACGGCTGTTTTCGTCTTTGATACCAGGAGCTGCTGCGGCTGTTTGGCGTGCCGTTCCTGGTGGCGCCGATGGAGGCTGAGGCTCAGTGTGCGGCACTCGACCGCGACGACCAAACGAATGGGACCATCACGGACGACTCAGATGTGTGGCTGTTTGGGGGGAGGCACGTCTACAAGAACTTCTTCAGCCAGAACAAATATGTTGAACACTACCAGTACAGTGACCTGCAAAATCAACTGGGTCAGTGTTCGCCATCACCTGTGcgtatgtgttttgtgtgtttgcagctgccAAGTTACATATGTGTTCAGTTTAATCCTCATTGTCTCTGGAACTGCAACCACAGGTGATGATTGTGTTGGAAAAGGAGGTTGTGTTTTAACAGGAGGATTCTCAGTGGATGGTAAACCCTAAATCCAGCGAGAAGCCAAGCTATCAAGCGAAGGAGGATGAAATACTCACATTGCACTTGTTTATTTGGCTCAGGTCACAGTAGAAAAAGGCATTTCAGCACAGAACGTTCATCACAGCGTTTGAAGCATACAGGTTCAATTTGGTAACTTACATAAGGGCAGTTATTACACTGCTGGGAGTTGGACCCAGTTATTTAAGAATGTATCACTTGTCTTATCCCATGGTTCTACATGTAGGGATCGATCATATGTATATGGGTTAATCTAATTTAAACCCCCTGACATACAACACAAAGCCTcacaaaacactgtttctgGCCATCATTGAGTCACTATTTGGGCTGTACACTAGATGGCAGTAGAGGGACTTTGAATGAAACCCGTTCTTTTTCCATTGTAGGACAATTTTAAGGATGGTCTCACATCCTTAAATGGTCAGTTTTAAGCTGCAGTCATCATTAAGTCCATTTGGTGTCATAGTATTGGCTGTGGGTAAGTCCCAAATGTTTCTCTTTGGTTTAGAGCATCCCCTCCTCTCGTGGGCATCGTGACTTTCTCATCTTTAGGTGCTTTTTAGGTGAGAATGAGGATGAAATTGAACACCTATGTAACTTGGCAGCTGTAGGTGGtgatattttgctgttttgtgagcggctgaaatgaaagaggaaggtGTTGAAATTGTACGAGGATAACACATTACCCTGCTGATCTGATGAGTTTATATTGCACATGTCAGAGAcaggtgtttgtgctgctggtgaCTGATGGGCTGTGATGGGCtttaccccccacccccacccccacctctctctctctctctctctgtttcccgCCCTCGTTTTTTCCATTCTCTCAGGCCTGGACAGGACTAAACTGATAAATCTGGCTTACCTGCTGGGAAGTGACTACACAGAGGGGGTGCCTGGGGTTGGATATGTGACCGGCATGGAAATACTGAATGAGTTCCCAGGGCCAGGCTTGGAGCCACTCATAcagttcaggtgtgtgtgaaacactttttttcatcacttttatgTCTTTCATGCTTAATTTTTCTCCCCTGTGACTGTTAAATACACAACAAATGGGTTAAAGCTAATTTGTTAATCATTTGatgatatttttaaaagtaCCTTAAGTTTTAAAATATGCAGTACATGTCATAAACATTTGCAATGACAGTATTATGTCCCAAAACCTGTGGCAGTTTTTAAAGTTGCTGGTTTCCTCACCGGTTAGTTTTTCTTGCTTATTGTTTCTTCCCTCCAGTAAATGGTGGTCAGAGGCTCAGGAGAAGCAGCGTCTGGTGGCAGATCCTCGGGACACAAAGGTGAAGAAGAAACTGAGGGACCTCAAGCTGCATCCTGGGTTCCCCAGCCCTGCGGTGGCTCAGGCTTacctgcagcctgctgtggaCCAGTCAGACAGCTCCTTCAGCTGGGGACGCCCACAGCTGGACATGATCAAAGAATAtcctttcactgtgtgtgtgtgtgtgtgagtgtgagtgtttgtttgtgtgtgcatgttcatgaATGTGTGAAGTTTCCTCAACCAGTCTTTTACATTCTGTCTGAATCGTTTTGGCTGGAACAGtcggaggacagaggagactCTTCAGCCTGTAATCAAGCAGCTCAACACCCAACAGGTAACTGATGCAGGTAACCTGTCAGGTTGACTGACAGGTAACTAACAATTCTCAACCAGTGCTTCACAAACAGGGGCACGTCACAGATAATGAAAAGCTCAACTAATAATAGAAATTATTCTTTGATTTTAAAAGATGAGCGCAGAAGTTGTAATTGTTAGCCAAAACTGGCAGATAAACAATTTTGAAATGATCAACTAAAAGTAAACTGTTAATGAGTAAACAGTTGAAACAGTTTGCtgaaagtaatggataaacagGTTAACTTGTTAGCTAACAGTTACAAAAGTAAGCTAAAAGTAATTGGCAAATATTTGAAATAGTTACTGGTAGCTAAAAGTAATTAATAAACAGGTTAATTTGACAGCTGAAAGTGTAAACAGTTAAAATAGGGAGGTAAAAGTAATGAACTAATAGTTAAATTGTGAGCTAAAGGTATGGATAAATGCTTTAAATGTCCAGCCCAAATGGTAGTTGTAGCTACAAATACAAACTTGAGCGACAGGAAAGTCTCCAGTTTGATCGTTCTCACTGTTAAAAGTCTGTAATAAcgagacagaaaacacttgGTAGCCTTACATGGTTTATTCTTCATCTCTCACCGTCTCGGTTTAGACTCAGCTGCGGATCGACTCGTTCTTCCGCATGGAGCAACAGGAAAAGCAGGCGATCCGCAGCCAGCGACTCCGCCGGGCAGTCACCTgcatgaagaggaaggagagagaaggagaagaggaggaggaggagggctacAGTGAGGAGGAAACGCCATCACCATCCAAATCTAAGAAAGGGAAGGAAGCAACCAAGAGCTcaaagagaggagcaggaggagagagggaagaggagaggtcCATGGCAGGAGGGGGGTTTCTAGGGTCAGCGGAGACTGTTGAACCTCCTCTTACATCTCTGAGGGATGTGAACAGCACCAGCCAGGAGGCCCTCTCAGCGAGAGTCCGTCAGTCTACTCCAAGTCTGCCTCAGAAggtcaggaggagcagcagcagcagctctggtgaGGGCAGCGATAGCGGCGATGAAGTTTCTATGGTCACAGCCCGATCTGTGTTCGAAGGCAGCCGACGAGGTCGCGGAGCGAAGAGCACAAGGAGAGGAAGCATGAGAGGAAGCatgagaggaaaggggagggggaggaagctGTGAGGAAGAAACTGAACTTCAAATGTAACAGTAAAAATGATTGAAGCCATAAGATGAAGCACCAAACATGACACTCACTCCCAACCGATGTCAGTGATATGAGATTTGAtatttaaatgtgtaaatgaatCATGAACATTTACAGTGATGAACTGAGCTTTTTTTGTGTTAGAAAGTATTAATTTTGTACTATTGTGAACATATTTGTACCTGCACCTAAAGAACAACATTTTGCATTaaattctttgtttgttttttgaagtaTTTCCTCAGCAGATGTCAGTTTGGAtcagtttttttcatttgtcatgcTCATGTGTTAACAGGGAGACTGAGACAGGTGCAGCTCTTAAGCGCCATACGTCCCgtcagtttccttcagtttgcATTTCACTTGCCTTCTGTTTCTGCATAcacacccccctcctccccctgcctcaaactcacacacatatagagGCTTTCACACATATGAAATCTGGTGTTTCTGAATGAACACCTGACGTTTTACCCCAaattccatttccatttttttttctttatatagATCCCCACTCCTCCACATGCCTGCTCCAGTTCAGCAGTCGGGCAGAGCAGCTGTCGCTGCCTGTCAGTTTTACTGCATTAGAGAGGGGTCCAGGAACGCCAGGGACAGCTAGAAATGTGTGGTGGAGATGACGGTCGGGGAAGGGTAGTTGGACAAGAAGTTGGGAaatgctgtatttgtgtgtaacTTAAAACCACAGAAGACGTCAGCCTGCCAGAGATCTGGATCCAGATTGACCCAAATCCAAAAGGACTATCTGGGGCCAACACAACCCAGAACAGCTGTTGGCTGATTTTATGTTTTGGGTATTCTTGACCTCATGATTGGACTCCTTCAGACATGGAGACTCAACAGTCCAAAGCAGTGGAAGACTCCAACGCCACAGACGAAGGTGAGAATTTGGAGTTATCGAAAACGGAAAAGAGATAATTGTGATTTCAGTGGCAGTTATTAACTGTTtgcagcatggtttgttttaaGGAAAGACCGATCTTAAAGATGTCATAGTATGAACGGATAGTTAAATCCCTGAAAACCAACTGAGTGTGAGAGCTTGCAAGATGTGACTGTGTTGAAATCTTCATTCCCTGCAAACAACTGCATCTCTGCTTGTTAATGACAAATACAACACAgatatttatacacacacaagctaTAAATTGAGCCCCTGAGGAACCCCCAACCCCTTTTAACCTTAGCTTTGTGGCTCTGAGGGCTCCCCTGACCTTTTCTCTAAACCAACGTGACATAACTAAAGTTGTGTGTCAGACGCTCCGAGTAACCATCAGCACTGACACATAGCTGGAGCCCGACACGCTGGAATGATGTTACAAAGAAACACAGGCGGATCAGAGGGGCATTATGGGCCtaaatgtgtttcatttataGAGCAGAGGATCAAATGTTGCCTGTAACATGatagaaaaacaacatgattaTCATCTGCTTGATAAAACACCTACCAGGATGTAGCTGGTTGGCTTGTTCAAGGGTTActtcacccaaatcacaaaagACTTGGTGGAATTCAGCCATTCACAcagttttggtttcatttttctaaGTTTTAAGATATCCATCTATGAGGTTTCTGCTTCCACTCCTCTACTATGGAGACTTAAATGTCAGAGTCCACAGTGAGGGCGGTTAATGTGTTTGTCATGCTGAATGTATTTCTTTCCCATTGTCCCAAAATTTTGATGCACTGGCAACTGAGGCAAGAACTTCTGTAAATCACAAGTACCAAATCAGATGCACAGGTGAGTCACATTAAGCTATTAGTGTTTCAATTTCAACAGGTCTGACAGTCACCACTGTGTACTCTGACTTTTCAAGGTAAAATAAGAATTTAGAGCGACGTGGACCATTGCTGCTTGAGCATTAAACACTTTAAAATGATATGtagaaaggagaaaaacaacctttttcacagcagacattttggcttatcatagcaggaaaagcacaggtagTGACATGAATTACAGCTCACTATCATTTCAGTGTACCTGTATAAACCAGTGAGCCAGAATACACAAAATCTGGGTTTACACTACCCACATTTCCAACAGAAGTTGGGGCTCTGTGCAAAAGTAAAACAGTAAGTAAGTAAAACAGACTGCAATCATTGAACAGTGTTTGCCAATTttaagtgttcctgagcccatctactaatatcctttatacaatcatgtgctcacaaagtggtgaacctcactccatccttgcttgtgaacaactgaacctttccaggatgccccctTTAATAaccagtcatgatactatcacctgttaccaatcaacctgtcTGAGGAACgttccaaacttttttggattGAGGACTTAAGTGGCTCACCCTGACACAATTTAGCCATCGTTAATGTGATTAATTCCACCTGTGCATCCCCTCCTGTGCCTgtgaatgtctgctgtgaaaaatatctATTCCTCTCTCCTGTGTTATCCTTGTTATTCCAGGCTCTGCATTTTCCCCACTCACTACACAGCATCACATTTTTACCTGTCTCTCCTGTGGCTGCCAAagcaggtgctgctgcagatgCAGAGCTAGCCAAAGCTATAATGGCTCGGCAATTCCACCCATCTCTCATTGGCCCGGAGGCCTGGGAAGGCTACGTCTTTTCTGACCTGGAGATCCGTATCAAAGAGTCCACAGACGTCTATGGAGCTGTACTCTGGCCTTCAGTATGTGCAAACTTATATATTATCccaatatttacatttagctGCTGTGTAACCTCTTTACTTTAAGTCCAGCCAGTGAACTATAAACCTTTTTCCCCCCAACAGGCGATGGTATTGTGTCATTTCTTAGAGACCAACCAAGACAAATACAACCTGatggacaaaaatgtgattgaaCTGGGTGCTGGAACTGGGCTGGTCACCATCGTATCCAGTCTGTTAGGTAAAACAAAGCTATCCAGTGATGAGTTTTGGCAGTTTGACTTGAAGTCTTTATTACTTCAGTTTTTTCTccctgtgttgctgtttttatctCATTCCCTTTAAGACTCCGCTGCACCGTCTCTCTCCAGGTGCTAAGGTGACCTCCACTGACCTGCCGGATGTGTTGTCGAACCTCCAGTACAATGTTACACGCAACACCAAGGGCCGATGCAAGTACATCCCTTTAGTaggtttttatatttatatttcatacTCTCAAGTATACACAATATATCCATGTATTAAAAAGGTACTGTTGACAAATAACCATCTGCAATGTATTTtgcatttcttcacatttttcttgATGTAAATTTGTGTCATGGACCAAATGTAAAATCAACTATATCATTCCATGTTTGCAGTGCAGTTAACCAATGAAGGACATAAAAGACCCTTAAAGTGGACAAACTTTTGGAAATAAGgcatcatccctctctcttaAATCATCTCTGTTTCTAGGTCACAGAACTCATCTGGGgtcaggaggtggagcagcgTTTCCCGCGTGCCACACATTGTTTTGACTACATCCTGGCAGCTGATGTGGTGTACGCCCATCCTTACCTGGAAGAGCTGATGGACACCTTTGATCACCTGTgccaggaaaacacacagatcctGTGGGCCATGCGCTTTCGTCTGGACCCAGAGAACAGCTTTGTGGATCGCTTTCAGCAGCGCTTCCACCTGGAGCAGCTGTATGATCTCCCCAGTCTCAGCATCAAACTGTACCGAGCCTGGAGGAGGGACAGGAGTACCAAGGACCAAGGAGAGGCTGCTGCCGAGACtgttaaacagaaaacaatgaatattcactgaagctgaaaggaaaagtcttatttattcTATGTTTTCATGGATCTCATGTACAAATGTCTTCCAGTTTAACACAATATCAAGCTGTGATACGTGTTTTTACACATTCTCTTATATTACTCATTACTGGTGCAATCTTTGTCCGCTAGAGACAGTTCAATGTAATGCAATACCATTTAACAGCACAACCTCCAAAATGATCATTGAATTCAATCTTTAACAAAAGCTGAACAGTGATTTATTGCAGTACTGTGAACTTTAATAAACTGGTAACTACATCTGTCTAGATACACTTTTCATGCGGACGTCTGATGACCTTTAAAATTTTATTTGTTGCTGTGTGACTTCACATGGAGAATATGATCAGGCTTTAGCTGTCAAGAGAGTCAGTTTCAACAAGGACAGTAAAGGCATATATTAATTTCattatctcaacaactgttgaaTGGATTGTCCGTGATGTTCGAGCAGTCTCTGATGGTGAACCATGAATGGTTGGAAAGTGGATTACATTGATTACATTGGTAGTAGTTTGCACAGCTGGGGCTATAACTGAGGATGGTCAAAGATCAGCCAGATCTGACAAGGTAGAGCTGAGCCAGTTGAGCCAAGACTGATATGTCCTGAAAGGGACACCATACAGAAGACATACCGTGAAAACAATGTGATACAAAGAAAGGAGTcactcatagtgatgaacctacagagaattatcacccaagCTCTGCTAAGTTTAACAGAGCTTTATAGTGTTTCAGTTCAAtattaaagtcattttcagctctAAAATCCCACTGCACACTATCGGTTCAGCAGCACACAAAATTTGCTGCTAGCTgctgaacatagtggagcatttagcagctaaagagccaaacCAAAGACAGAGCtagaagagagtgaatattggacttacattcgccaagtggccaaaaatatgACCCCAAAAGCTACATAGCCAGTGCTTGTTTTCACCAAGAGTTTTGCTGAAACTACAGCCAAAAAGTGTTGGAGGTTTCCAGTTCAGTAGCCACCTTTATGTCACTGGCAGACGTGCCTTGCTGGTCGTTTAGTGCCTTCATGTCCTGTCCGTTGCCAAGGGCTGATTGCATTGGAATTCTGATGGGTCTACCATGCGGCCCAACCCCTTATTTATTCCAAAGAGAATTTCAGCTTTTCACATCAATCAGCCTATCACTTTGGTAGTTTTAACCCTGCAGCCAGGGATGGAAGAACTCCAGCCTAATATCAGCCTACTTTGTCGTGTTCTGGCTCTGGGACACTTAGCAGTGCCGGCTGAGTTTCCTGAGTCTGTGAgtgatgtttgtttgatgtgGAGGGCACAGGAATGGCTGTGCTTAGCTTAGGTGTTCAAAGTGCTGTGCCAGAGACTCTCACACTGGGTTGTCAAAACCTTATCACAAACATACAGGCTCAGGGGCTTCCGGGTTCCCCCTGTGGAATGTCATTCAACCTGGACTGTCTCCACCTTTTGTGTTCCACTGAGTggcatctgtgctgcagctacTCGGGCTTCGTCCTGTACCTTTGCCCGCCTCTACAGTGTTAACGTGGCCACCCTCATCCTGTGGCGACAGAGATTTTGTCTGCTCCAATGACAACAACTGAGGCATGGTGAATACAGAATTCTTGATGGCATGGGTCATCCATGTATTACATGCCATCACTGGCAGTCaggaagaacaaaataaaatggaagTTGCCAGTGTAACTCAGGCTCTATGAATTCTGGATGAGTTCAATGTCACTGCAGATTCTATAggagacagctgctgtgtgccAGGCCTTTTTCCAGATCACGTATGTCAGTCAGGTCACATATGTGACTTACGTATTGCTGGTGTTACATCTCAAAGTCCTGCATATGTACATCATGCATACCCAGGTATTACATACCATCTTTGGCAGCCACCCAGAATTCAATAAATTCATTGCTTCTTTGCAACATATAGAAAACTTGAAATGGATGTTAGCATTAATTTTTCGTGTTTAAGTCTAGATGACACTTTCTACCTTTTTTGGGTGATATTCCACCAGTAAAACATTTTAAGGAGGTCAAATTAGATCACATCCATATTGGGCAGTATGTGCTGCTTCAGTAACATGAACACCATGTGTCCCACACTAATTCTGCATGTTTTGGAAACCCACCAGATTGTCTTGGAAAGACTAAATTAGAGCAACATGTTATTAATGTCAGCTATTAAAACTGATATCTAATGTCAGGTTCCAAATCTTCCACATTTTCTGTCCTGGTCATTCCTTGTCTTTTTGCCCAGGGATGTGTACTGTTTGGCTGCCAAAACACGGGCATGGTGAGGAGCTGGATTAAAGAGGTAGAGCGAGGTTATCAAAGCTGGAGTTATCGAAGGTGAAAAGTGTCTGTGGCTTTGTGGAGATATCGTTTATCACTCTTTCAACAGTCTCTTGATAACAAACAACTTTTCACTGAGAGACAGATGCTGCTTGTCATCAACCTCAAAAACTCTTGTCTTTTATCCACCACAAGGCTCCACATCATCAGAACAGTTGGGCAATGACCTAAGCACTGAGCACTCAAATGTGCCAAACTACCCCGAGGTCCTGGAGGGATTTCAAGTTTGGGGATGTGGGTAGATTTAGACTGATACCTGAAACTGGGAGGTGGTATGTCATGGCCAAAGGCTCTTCAAATGCAACCAATGGACGTCTAATTGAGGTTTATATTACAGGGCCCCTCTTCTTTTCTTGGGGGGTTGATGCATGTGGATTGCTCGCCAGCTGATCCTGTTACCGCGCATTTCTGGTGAAGCAATTGAGGCCATTGCTTGAAAAGCATGCAAGTGAGCACAACATGGACATGTTCCAGACTAAGTGCGTCATTTTTAGATAGACTTTTGCATGCAAAGACCTCTGTCCTTCTTCAGCTGATAAAAGTatagaagaagaaataacacCAACTTTACAGTAATAAACATGAGTTTATGAGGCTTTCCGAGTTTCAAATACTTGGTGACAACACATTGAAAGGCTCTCTGTAAAGATGCTTTCAAGCCAAACACAAATCATGCATTGGCCTAGTTTTCAATAGACTTATCACTCACTGCGTCTCTGTTACTATTTGTAGATTAAATAAAACCAATGTATCGCCAGTGTAACATGCAATATCTTGACTGATTTGATCCATGATCAAAATCCTAAAAAGTTATTTGATCATTGCAGCTGGAAATCAGTGTCAGTACAGTAAATAGAAAAGCCAGTTTTTACAGGATTGCTATTCCTTCATATTATATCCAGTATGTGGTTACAGACTGTGGAGACTTCCAGGAA of Chaetodon auriga isolate fChaAug3 chromosome 1, fChaAug3.hap1, whole genome shotgun sequence contains these proteins:
- the mettl21e gene encoding methyltransferase like 21e, whose translation is METQQSKAVEDSNATDEAGAAADAELAKAIMARQFHPSLIGPEAWEGYVFSDLEIRIKESTDVYGAVLWPSAMVLCHFLETNQDKYNLMDKNVIELGAGTGLVTIVSSLLGAKVTSTDLPDVLSNLQYNVTRNTKGRCKYIPLVTELIWGQEVEQRFPRATHCFDYILAADVVYAHPYLEELMDTFDHLCQENTQILWAMRFRLDPENSFVDRFQQRFHLEQLYDLPSLSIKLYRAWRRDRSTKDQGEAAAETVKQKTMNIH